In Magallana gigas chromosome 1, xbMagGiga1.1, whole genome shotgun sequence, the sequence ACGTTTATTTCCTTGTTGTTTTATATCGAATCTACCGGtatatgaaaatgaataaaggtatgtttttaagtggggggggggggtcaaatggCTGTAGAAGTAAACGCCGCTTTAATAACGTATATTAGAAAATGGGTGAATCACTTTGTATTAATTTGTTTATGCATATGAAGAGTTTCCATTTTGAATGGGCTAAGCTCACAGTTTCAGTCGTTccatgttacatttattttatttactacttatttgcatgattttaacAGACACAgtagtaaataattaaaaattgctTCCAATATTATTGTTTTAGGGCAACCTTGATTATACTCGTAAATTTGCTTAAGGTGGGATCTATTTCTATTCTATATTCACATGTAAGTGCGTGTACAaagtgtatatttatatttttcaacagCTTGTGCTGTAGGTACATATGGTTTCGAATGTAGGGAAACTTGTGGAAACTGTCGTGATGTTAGCCAGTGTATAAATACTAATGGGACGTGCTTAGGAGGATGTAAAGATGGCTTTCATGGAATCTTGTGCAAATCACGTGAGTTGATGAATCATGCAATCAAAAATTTGCACAATAATTCTCCAGAATGTTTATCATGATATATTCCTGatgtaattacatatatattgaaactggaaaaaaaaaaaaaaaaaaaaaaaaaaaaaaagatgtctaACAATATTTTTACAGCTTGTAACACAGGATCATATGGTGttgattgtaaagaaaaatgtggCAACTGTCTTGATGTTTACAAGTGTTCATATACTAACGGAACATGTTTAAATGGATGCGTCGCTGGTTTTCAGGGAAATTTATGTAAAACACGTGAGTTAATCTTTCATAGAATCAGGTATATGAATATGTATCAATGTTTAATAGCTCAATGGATCAAATGTTATCAGTAAATACTTTGTATTGTAAGTTGATGGTAAGAGTCATTTATGTACCATTTAGTGATGCAgctttatttagtttttgtttttgtcattaTATAAAGAAACATAAATCGAACAAAGAAAACACACTCCCATTTAAAGCTAAGATCTTTATCCATTGTAACTATTAGACCAATTTATAGCTATGCTGAACTCCCCCCCAACACCAACCCCTTACAATGATCTCTTTTTGGGGGgaaaatataatgtatatattcattaaatgtATGCATCGATATTACAAATTTTAGACTGTATTTCTTACAAGaaagatgtttaattttttttcagtattttcTATACGTTGAACCTATACTCAATTCTACTAAAAATTGAGCTGAGTTCACTACCCTTAGTCATTTACATTTGTCAGTAGATATAAACGGCTGCTTTGTACAAAATACCATGGAGATTTGATATCGACCTTTTACAATGTGAACGTCCGGTATTTGATACAAATAAGTTATAGAcctatattgttatttttaaattctatcAGGATATTAATATATGTAGATTTTTTTACAGCATGTACGTTAGGTTCGTATGGACTGGAATGCAGAGGCACATGTGGTAACTGCCGTATGTGTTCAAATACAAATGGTTCTTGCTTAACTGCGTGTGGTGCTGGATACTTGGGAGAAATGTGTAAAACGCGTGAGTAAATGAtcaatattgttatttatttcataGATATATCTCTTAAAACTAGATTTGCATAATCAAGAAAACTGCCTAAAGCAatggttttattttgatttctctCATATCCTTATAATCAAAATTATAGAAACAAATATGAAGCTGAATTATACTTTGAAACAGCTTGCAGCGCAGGTTTTTATGGTCCTGACTGTAGACAAAAATGTGGAAACTGCCTTGACGTTAACAAGTGTTTACATACTAATGGACAATGTTTAACTGGATGTGATGTTGGATATCAAGGAGCACTCTGTAAAACACGTGagttaatattttaaaacttctaTTTATATTAAGGcatatacaaaattcaaaataaaaaaaaaaaaaactgttttgaagatcAGCCTCATCAGTGTCTCAGATGACAAAACTTATAACTTTTTTAGCTTGTGATAAAGGATCTTATGGATACGGATGCCGTGAAAAATGTGGGCGTTGTCGTGATCCAAACCAGTGTTTCCATTTAACAGGAGTGTGTCTTACTGGATGTGATGCTGGCTATGAGGGCTCTATGTGTAATGCGAGtgagtataatacatgtatgatcgatcgatcgatagaTAGATATACATTTCATGTGTTttgctttatttatttaacagcTTGCCAACAAGGATCGTTCGGGAAAAACtgttcacatacatgtatcaaaacatGTAATGGATGCAACAACGTCAATGGTTTGTGTGATTCTGGTTGTCTCTTGGGATGGAAGGGATATTTTTGCAGTGAATTTTACGGTACATATATTTTCTACCACCGCTGTGTTTCTTGAATGATTGTCTTAAATGTTGTTCAACTGTTTGCAATGTGACAGTGCAACTGATCgtttatatatgttacattCAATCCATGTGCCTTATATAAACCAGATCcttaaataatacatacatcCATCTCAATGAATCAAACAATCATGAacatatgaatattttattcgTACATGCACAGCTGTATTAATAAAGATGTATATTTGTAATGGGGGTATTATCAGATGTTATCATAATCTAAACAcaagaatatatttcaaaatgtaagattttgcacacatacatgtaacaaagatATTTCCATTAAATTTAGGCAAACATCCTTTATCACCCTTATAATTTTAAGCGACATTATGAATTTTCTAGGGTGTACTCCAGAAGGATATTTCGGATCCAACTGTAGCATCCCCTGTCCAGATGTCAATTGTCAGAAGTGTCACATGGAGTCTGGcatatgttataattgtaaacagGGCTACAAGGGCCAACGATGTGAAACTGGTATTGCTTTTATATTTCGTAAAAATATCTAGACACAACATTTAATGGTATCAATTTAAGTAATACAAAAGCAAACCTGTTAGTCTGGACAAAAACCATTGTCTTAAAGATTCcctgattattttttttggccATTCATATATAGATTCCTTTATCTTAAATATCATGTAAAGTTGCTTTCATTAGCGTTGTCAAATTTCAGTTTCAGAACTGGCAGACATTATAAATGGTATAAAGTTCTACAGTCTTCTCGGCGCCTTTTGTCTCTCTCTTACTGTCATTGGAATactaattatttataatataatgatacggtatgcatttattttctcagtatttgttttttatttacattaaagtCCTAATTGATATGTTTAACACACCATGAAATATGGTTTgcattttaacatgattttttttttataaatcctAAATGCCAGGAAAAGACAGCTTACACAGCATCAACCATCTGATCTTCAAGAGTCACGTGATGTCAACCTTCCGAATGTCTCTAGAGACTATGATAATTGTGAAGAGCTACGGGAATTGCGAAGATCTGAAATATACGATACAATTCAGTAAATGATAGTATATTTTCCTAGTTTTTTGTCAACTTTTCttacattagaaaaaaaagaaacacaaagtcaatattttatttactactTTGAACAGAAAATATCTTCAATATCATTTAGTTTATAGAATATTCCTTTCTTTATATCTTGCCTGATCTAGTCtcaattatttttcatcaaTAGTAAGAAAGTAAGAATGGGATATGTGTGGGTTTTTCCCCTTTCTGGCGATgttacattcattttttttctctatttcatacattttctacAGAAGTAAACGATTGACAGGTCGATCATTAACTCTcaatggattttttatttttcgacAAAATTCCAGCTTTAGATAGCTTAACTAaaattttatcacaaaataataaaatagttGTAGTCACAAACCCTGGTTCATATGGAAATtgttatatacatttaatataatttaccaAATGGTACTGTCTGGGATTGTGGGTGTGtcttatttattcttttctACAATTTATTCTTTCCGACAGAGCGTAATACAGGTTGAAGTGTATACTTGTTTAGAACtgcattttttcttctttttttcctgCCAATTTTCATTGCCATATATCAATTGTATATCTATTGccatacatttattaaatattcaaaGATGATTGTGCGTCTTTTtgttttgcctttttttttcatacaaagcATATAAaccgatttttaaaaacaaagatgttttcatattttgattttttatatttttcatgtttgtttgaatgccatttttgttttttttacattccttAAACGTGTTTGCATCTAGATTTCCTTTGGTCTAGTAGTCTATTGCAACACATGGCTGAACTTACTGTTCAATCAGGTTTATCGAATGGTTTTGACAATTGTGCAACTTTTGGTTAAATGAATAGCTATTGGATGCCTCCttactttctttaatttgaaaaacattATATAGCTATAAATAGCTATTGGATGCCTCCTTACTTTctgtaatttgaaaaacaaacataCACGAAGCCATAAAAGTTAACGCATGAAATTACACAGAAAATGAAAATGGTGCGTCAAGCACTCTTTTTGATAATGTGGAACGTACGTACGCACGTGAAATCAAACTATGCTGTTTTAGTGTAAACGTTAATCCATTGCTTaatacatactttttttttgaaaattcaatgaATGTGGTTTAAATAAGGGTATGGACAACATTCTATGctttattatgatattgttatttatcaatCCAAGTCTAAAGTGTATGTGcatgtattatgtatatataaggggtcaaatttataaattgacTGTAacatgatattttaataattgcATAGAAAAAAAGGCCAACCGTTCAAATATATGTTCTATTAACAAACCACTTTCTGATTTACTTATTTTCGGTTTTGTACATTAATGTGTACATAGTTATTGCAAGATATTATgcttttgctttttaaaaataaaatatctaatCGTATTAACATCTTATTTTTAGCTATAGATAGGCAGGATACATACATTTATGACTTGTTTCTGTTGCattatgtatgtacatatacacGCAAATTGGTTGAACAGAGATAACTCCCTTGTCCACTgcctatatattttatatttgaaccTCGGTAAACCATCATCCCTGTTAACCTGCCATTCGAACCTGCGGCCCAGCAGCTTGCGGGTTAAGAGAATTTTCACACtattatatgttttaaacaagtggTATAGATAGGACTTGTAGTATTTGTAGCGCACATGTTACCGGTTGCatcattttcaaatattaatcaaatgtGCTTTAATGGTTTGTGACAAGCTTCAAGGgataaaaagagagagagaggagagagagagagagagctgttTCCATACTTAGTGCttaattaaatatcaaactattttttataaacgttgtattcatttaatcattttttttgtacCAACTTCAAAAAGTGGATGTAAAATTGCTTAGTAGAAAGATAACACTTGTGGTGGGTTCGGATGCTACATTTATTCTAACTAAACTTTCACACCGATTAATGCTTTCCCATGCATTCTAACatttataatgtaaacaattctTTGTCTCATATAAACACACAGCAAGCGCTAATGGCTAGCTGGCTGAAGGATTAAGATAAACTGTTTCTAATGGACATTACATCCCTCCtttactttgaattttaattgtGTTCATTTATTGTTTGCTTATCTAAGTCACTTATGAAATTATCACTGATATTAACATTGtcttaattatataaaaatgttcCTTTTGTTCATAAGATGTTATCAGTCACCCACAACATTTATACATATCTAATTAATACAAGATTGATTATAAAACTGAACTACACGGAATAAGCCAGAGGTTTATTATGCCTTTCAACACGACTTGttatattttactcagaaacataATCATCTAGATACTTTGGACGATTTGTTCTCTGCCTTAAATTATAGCGCAGAGTCATTGGTATCGCATCTGAAGACTTCGTTTTTCCCTGTGACTTCCAATGGCTCAATTTCGTACGGAGTAGATAGTTTATTGcgtttattttgttaaacaataacTCTGTCTCCCTTTCTTAAAGATGAATGCTTTGCATTATTTTTCTTGTCTGCATGTTTCATCTTTTGTTTCTGATTTTCATCCCGTTTCCGCATTTCTGTTTTTCTGAATTTCGTTGTTTTAGGGTTTTCCGGAAGACgaacttttatatttcttccAAATAAAGCTTCCGCTGGTGGAAATTTTGTTGTAGAATGGGGCGTTGCTCGGTAATTTCTCAGAAATTGGAAAATATCTTGTTTCCAATTGCGGCTCTCTGCATGCGATGTTTTGACAACTTTTCCTATGGTCCCCATAAACTGTTTAACTTCTCCATTAGCTCTTGGCCATAATGTTGTAATTTTACGGTGCGTAAATCCCATATATTTCGTAAATTCGTTAAATTCATGGCTTTGAAATGGAGGTCCTTTGTCGATCTTGACAATATTCGGAAATCCATGTGTAgaaaaaatcttatctaatttCGTCATTGTTGATCTTGCTGAAGTTGAATATACAGTTTCTATCTCCGGATATCTCGAATAGTCGTCAATTACCACTAGTAGGTATTCTCCGGATGGGAAAGGAACGCAAAAATCTACGCTTACTTCCAACCACGGTTTGGTTTGGTAGCTTTGACATCCTCAACGGTTCTATTTTGTTGGCAGGAACAGATGATAAACATGGGATGCAAGATTTGCATAGGTTTTCTACCATTGAGTCGATTCCAGGGAACCAAATCTTTTCCCTTAGCAATTGTTTCGTTTTAACAATGCTTTGATGTCCTCCATGTGTTCTGTCGACTTTTTTCCTCTGTAGTGATGAAGGAATCACTAATCTTGATCCTCTTAGAAGAATTTCCATCTCTTCATGTTTTCCAACACACAGCTTGTTCCTTAGTTTATAAAACGACTGCAATGACATATTGTCAGGCGTAGTTTTCCATTTTCCAGTCATCAGATTTTGACTAACCATTTGTAGATTTGCATCATTTGCTGTGCATTCCGCTACTTCCAATAAAGTAACAGTTTTTGGGACAGCATGTTGTGCAACAAAGTTGACAAATTCTTCCCCtattttatcttaatttgaTCCATTCTCATCGGTTCGTACATCAGGGTGTCTGGACATATAGTCGGCTGGGTTGTCAACTCTTTTCTTATCTTTGACATGAAAATCATATGCTTGCAAACACAAACGCCACCTTTCAATCCTTGCAGGCGGTTTTGATTTTGGATTGTTGAATATACTTTCTAGCGGTTTATGGTCAGTAACCAATGTAAACCTGGATCCGTATATGTACAAGTGAAAATGTTCGCAGCTCCAAACGATGGCTAAATCTTTTCTTTCTGTTTGTGAATAACGTTGTTCTACTTGGGTCAATGATCTGCTTGCATACGCAACAATTTTTCCTTCCTGGGAAAGGATAGCTCCGAGTCCAACTGGGCTTGCATCAACAACTATTTCAGTTGATTTGTTCTGGTCATAGTATGACTTAACAGTATCACTTGTAAGTGAATTCTTTAGCTTTTCAAACGCCAACTGTTGTTTCGTTTCCCACTTCCACACCATCTTCTTCTGTGTGAGAATCCTTATCAGTTGCGTATTTGTTGAGTAATCTTGAATAAATCTAGATACATAATTTGTCATTCCAAGAAAACTTTTCACTTCACTTGTGTTTGTTGGACTTTTCGCTAATTTGATTGCTTGTATCTTAGCAGGATCAGCTTAAATGCCATCTGCAGAAAATACATAACCAAAAAaagatagtttttttttgttaaactcACATTTTGGTCGGTTTAGTGTTATGTTGCGCTCCCGTAGCCGTTCCATGACTTTTCGTTAATGCGTATCATGTTGTTCTTGTGTTTCCCCATACACTATGATGTCGTCACTCATATGCTTTACCCCTTGTAAGCCTTGGAGTGATTCACTAACAGTCTCTTGAAAAATTTCAGCAGCTGATGAAATGGCAAAGTTGAGATGTTTATATCGGCGCAACCCAACGTGAGTTGTGAACGTCGTTATGTATCTCGATTGCTCTTCCAATTCAATTTGGTGATACCCTGCATTCATATCcagttttgagaagatttttgctCCATTTTAATCATGAATTATGTCATCAACTGTAGGTGTGTCTCGTTCTTTGAATTGCCTTATTTGGTAAACGCATATCCACGCACATCCTAATTTCATTTGGTTTTCTTCGGTTAAGGTGCAACGACAATCGGTGAAACCCAAGGTGTAGGGCCTTCTACTTTCTCGATGATGTCAAGATCCTCAAGCCTTCTTAACTCTGCTTCTACTTTCTTTCGTAAATGGAAAGGTATCCGTCGGTGAGGCTGAACAGTAGGTTTGATGCTTTTGTCAACGTACATTTtcacttttacattttttatttttccaattccTTGAAACAGGACAGCAAACTCTTCACATATTTCATTCACATCTGTTGACAAATGATTGATCACTGGTATGATACCAAGATCTACGGCACTTTGGTATCCTAGGAGAGTACCACAATTTCCTTCGACTACATAGAATTTTCCAACAGCTATTTTGCACTTTGTTTCAATGGTCGCAGTGAAATATCCAAACGTTTTTATGTAGTTCTTACAACCATATGCAAAAAGTCTTGTACTTGATCTGCTCAGTTTAGGTTTTGGATGCAGTTTGGAAAATGTGACCTCGTCCAAAATATTAACACTGGAGCCTGTGTCAATCAACATGTAAAAGCGTTGCCCATTAAGCGTAATATTAAACTTTGGTTGTTTTGGTGTAGAGTTGTTCCTGACGCTGAATACGTATCTATCATCTTCATCACGGTCCTGGATTTGTTTGACATGGTTTTTCTTAAACTGGGGTTTTGATTTACAATAAGCAGCGAAATGATTTTCTCGTCCACAGTTACTACAGATTTGTTTGAATGCTGGACAGTTTGTCTTGTGGGGGTAATGGCCGCCACAgttactgtagaatcattagatttcgtggtggctcaattttcgtggaattcgtgggtaccgctcacccacgaattaacatcctccacgaataaataaattaggacgtcatatatattgtaaagtcatatttccttttgtaagtattcgagaatacacgaaattacgtcccaacgaacctgtaaaattgaagcaatccacgaaaattggcccccacgaattttaatgattccacagtataacaTTTCGAACTCTGTCTATATGTACCTTTTATTCTCGGCTCTGGATTCCGCCTTGGTTTCCAATGATGAGTTCTTTGTCCTGATTCCTTTTGGTGTATTTTGTTTACACTGGAATTGTTATTTTCGATTCCCGATGCCTGCTTCTTCACCAGTTCTAATGTTCTTGCCGTTTCTAGTAGCTTGTTGAGTGTCATCTCCTCACTAAGCGCTTTTCTTCTTAATTTTGATGATGTGCAGCTCTGTATGATCTGAGACTTGATCTAACTATCCTTGTCTGCAAATTCACATTTAGTGGCGAGTTGTCTCAATCGGGTGTGGTATGTGTCCACCGTTTTACCTTCCGATTGCTTCGTTTGTCGGAAAACGTACCGCTCGTATTCCTTGTTTACTTTTGGTTCAAAGTAATTTTTCAACGCATCTTTGGCTTGGTCATAATTCTTGCAATTCCCTGTATCGGCAAATGTGTCGAAAATGTCATAGACTTCATCGCCAGCGTAATGAAGGAGTAGCGCACGTTTTCTCTTGTTATATGCGATTTTCATTCCAACGAATAAGTTTTCCAGTCTCTGTACCCATTTCCTCCACCGGGTACCTATTGCGTCCTCAGCATGGACAAGAAATTTAGGAAAAACTGGTAATCCAGATTCTGCCATTGTGTTTTCCTTCAAAGTTGAATAAAAATCTTCGTCGccattttaaaattgcttagtAGAAATATAACACTTGTTGTGGGTTCGGATGCTACATTTATTCTAACTAAACTTTCACACCGAGTAATGCTTTCCCATGCATTCTAACatttataatgtaaacattGTTGGTTTCACATAAACACACAGCAAGCGCTAATGGCTAGCTAGCTGAAGGATTAAGATAAACTGTTACTAATGGACATTACAGTGGACTATACCTATGTCTTGTAACATCAACTCCGTCATCAGAAGTAATGAAAATTACGATATGCGTTACCGGGACAAAGTgttaaaaagtgaaaataatCTCCCATTGATACAGTTACTGCCagaaaataataatagtaaaacaatatataaaaaaaaaacattgagaaAAGCTATAATTTTTTGGAGACTATGTCTGAAAAAAACTAGTgtgtattgttttgatttttgtttacaaaacaaaaccaaaacaaaacttGTCCCCTTCTTCCATTGGTTTGTAAAATTGGGCAAATTTAATAGCCTTAAAAGTTTAATATAAGCTAGTGTAAATGTCATATTAGTGTATTTAGACGAAgccaaatcttttttttttattaaggttaaATATTATTGGTACTGTTCATCTATATTTATATCATCCGTTTATGGTACAAGTCCTTAATTTATGGAATTCCTATTAATAActagtaaaatattgtcaagcATTTTCGTTTCAGGCATAAATATCGAAGTTTCTCTGCACAAAACACTATAACATGTATCAAGGGCAACCAGAAATACAGATTAAGTACACAAGTTCGGCAAGTTGATATGATTTAATTACTACATTTTTGCAGCGATCTAAATGATAAAACATCCctattttataacaatttatattACATAGATCGTTGAGTATACAAATTACATCGTTAAATGATAGGAATTCAATTAAGGGACAGTTTTATCTGTAACTAATAAAAGATAGAAGAGGCTCGAACATTGCAACATCACCTTTTTTGTAAGTTAATGATGAAACATATAATCAACGTAGAGTTCGGTTAAAAATAAACAGGAACAGTATCCTTCCTTACAATGTTTTCATGTGCTTAATTAGTTAGCATTAGTTACATGTGTCcccatcaaaatgaaaaaaaaatcctttagcATTAATTATAAACTTCCTCTTAATGTGTATCACTTCCGTGTTTGTACGTCGCTGATTGACTCAAAGAAGATACAAACGtccttttacaaaatttaaaattaagattatttttttttaaatattgtaaatttcatttttacacGTTAAGATGTCGGTAAACgagataaatatattaattttgtgcATACATTTAAGAAAACCGTTacataaaatgataaacaattatAAGTAAAAACTATACAAATGAATGCATTTTTTGAAGGAGCGCACATCGATATATTAGTTAACCTTACATCATCACAATTAACCGTGCCAATTAAGAAAACCGGACGATAACAGAACAATGTGATTTCTTAACTAGCTCGTATTATACATAGAGTAAaccaaaaaacaacattttttccatagaCTAAATTAAAAAGTCATACGTGTAGTTCCGTATTGCGATCAAATATTTTGCCTAACGTTGAATATGCCTTACAATAGATAATTATTTGCACGGTATTTAGGAATATGTAATTGTCATTGTTTAGATTAGTTGCATTGAAAAACATGGTTTTTTTCTAGCTCACGAAACGCATTGTAAGTCGATAGTTATATTTGAAATCAGGAAATGCTTGTACGTCCTTCacccttttttttaattactgatATATGAACgctgattacatgtacatccgCAGACAACCCCAGTCACGGAAATGTATGcgtaaaaaaagggggaaaacatAATTCTAAACACTTAATTAATGTTGATATTTGATAACCTCATAGCTTTTCAAGTTGAAGCTAGTTTATtcgaattcaattttttaaaatgttttaattcgcACTGCAAATTGAATAAACAGTGGACTTGATTATCATTTACTGTGagtattatattattaatattgcTACTAATTACTGCATTAGTTCTGCATTATTGAAGAATAaagaataaactttaaaaaaaaacaccaaaaaacaaCCACAGGTTTGTAAAACAGGTTAACCAGATTCGAAACTAGGCATGAATATTGTCTTCATTTAAGGTATCGGATGTACAATTGAGCCTGAGAGCTCGGGATTTTCCGTGATGAACTCGGTAGATTACGgagattgaaatgaaatttaaaaatgcagaactatttttgattttatataaaatacagtAAAGAATACCCAATTAATGCATAAAGTCAAACAAGaattttttagtttaattttagaacaatatattttaactCTTTTTCCGTAAGCTGATTATGACGTTGTAGCAGTTATGCGTTGTATGACGTTGTTTTTTATCCTGCGGAGCTCTTGCGATTACGTTAAGGAAAAAACCCTAATTTATAGAGTAAAGTTTGCAGTGTGTGTGTCTCCTATTCTGTCGAAAAATAGGTCGTTTTAATCATTGAAGTTTTAGCTATTGTAACTGTGCATAACTCaaatttagggttttttttggtaattataATACTTCAGACTCAACATTTGTTTAACGGCGTATTTACCATTAACTCTTTTTAAGTACCACGCATATGCATttcatttggggggggggggggggggttcgtaCACGCTTATTGTAATCATTGTGTTTACATCTACTTGTTATTTGCCGTTATATCGagttgaaaaaatcaaataatatcatgtataatcatttttattatcGAGATTCGAAACATATTTCTTCTGTTACATTTGCAGAATGTGAACggtatataattttcattccTTTTAAAA encodes:
- the LOC109619118 gene encoding multiple epidermal growth factor-like domains protein 10, with protein sequence MDRNYTLETIPNPMNITCPNQESGKYVIYYNNRTHSPYPDGYSTYAFNELCEMEVFSCPYGFFGKDCTDKCNLTCNGCNDVNGSCDLGCNPGWFGNYCNKACAVGTYGFECRETCGNCRDVSQCINTNGTCLGGCKDGFHGILCKSPCNTGSYGVDCKEKCGNCLDVYKCSYTNGTCLNGCVAGFQGNLCKTPCTLGSYGLECRGTCGNCRMCSNTNGSCLTACGAGYLGEMCKTPCSAGFYGPDCRQKCGNCLDVNKCLHTNGQCLTGCDVGYQGALCKTPCDKGSYGYGCREKCGRCRDPNQCFHLTGVCLTGCDAGYEGSMCNATCQQGSFGKNCSHTCIKTCNGCNNVNGLCDSGCLLGWKGYFCSEFYGCTPEGYFGSNCSIPCPDVNCQKCHMESGICYNCKQGYKGQRCETVSELADIINGIKFYSLLGAFCLSLTVIGILIIYNIMIRKRQLTQHQPSDLQESRDVNLPNVSRDYDNCEELRELRRSEIYDTIQ